A genomic window from Bacillus rossius redtenbacheri isolate Brsri chromosome 7, Brsri_v3, whole genome shotgun sequence includes:
- the LOC134534243 gene encoding BTB/POZ domain-containing protein KCTD9: MKRVILFRNGTEVNGKVVLVTHSLDELLNSASSKFGIAAKRLFTPQGGEIDDLKLIRDDDILYVAEGEGFISLAGACACSHASPGDGPPATDAPAQTCGRHNSDWITLNVGGKYFTTSKSTLLTKEPMSMLARMFAEGEKGYIMTPSNMDKNGAYLIDRSPTFFEPILNYLRNGQLIFNSDVNPEGVLEEARFFGIESVVPQLEAVIQSSQRSRDNVPLTRRDVINALILTPFTAELRFQGVNLAGSDLSRLDLRNINFKYACLHGCRMVGANLSWCCLERADLSHAVLEGAQLLGVKMLCANLEGANLRGCNFEDPTGSRANMEGVNLKGSNLEGSIMAGVNLRVATLKNANLQNCDLRAAVLAGADLENCDLSGSDLHEANLRGANLKDAAFELMLTPLHMSQTIR; this comes from the exons GTGGTCTTGGTAACACATTCTCTTGACGAGCTGTTGAATTCAGCAAGTTCAAAATTTGGTATCGCAGCAAAAAGGTTGTTTACTCCACAAGGTGGGGAAATTGACGATCTGAAGCTCATCCG CGATGACGACATACTGTACGTGGCGGAGGGCGAGGGCTTCATCTCCCTGGCAGGGGCGTGCGCGTGCAGCCACGCGAGCCCGGGCGACGGCCCCCCGGCCACGGACGCGCCGGCCCAGACGTGCGGCCGGCACAACTCCGACTGGATCACGCTGAACGTGGGCGGCAAGTACTTCACCACCTCCAAGAGCACGCTGCTCACCAAGGAGCCCATGAGCATGCTGGCGAG GATGTTTGCGGAAGGTGAAAAAGGTTACATAATGACTCCAAGCAACATGGACAAGAATGGGGCGTACTTAATTGACCGCAGCCCTACGTTCTTTGAACCCATCCTTAACTATCTCAGAAATGGGCAGCTGATTTTCAACAGTGATGTCAATCCAGAGG GCGTCCTGGAGGAGGCGAGGTTCTTCGGCATCGAGTCGGTGGTGCCCCAGCTGGAGGCCGTGATCCAGAGCAGCCAGCGGTCGCGGGACAACGTGCCGCTCACCAGGCGGGACGTCATCAACGCCCTCATCCTCACCCCCTTCACCGCGGAGCTGCGCTTCCAGGGCGTGAACCTGGCTGGCTCCGACCTGTCCCGCCTCGACCTGCGCAACATCAACTTCAAG TACGCCTGCCTCCACGGCTGCCGGATGGTGGGGGCGAACCTGAGCTGGTGCTGCCTGGAGCGCGCGGATCTGTCGCACGCCGTGCTGGAAGGGGCGCAGCTGCTGGGGGTCAAGATGCTCTGTGCCAACCTGGAGGGCGCCAACCTGCGAGGCTGCAACTTCGAGGATCCCACGGGCAGCCGAGCCAACATGGAAG GGGTGAATCTGAAGGGTAGCAACTTGGAGGGGAGCATCATGGCCGGAGTCAACTTGCGAGTGGCGACACTGAAGAACGCCAACCTGCAGAACTGTGATCTGCGAGCGGCTGTGCTGGCAGGAGCGGACTTGGAG AACTGTGACCTATCGGGCAGCGACCTGCACGAGGCAAATCTCAGAGGTGCCAACCTGAAGGACGCAGCGTTCGAGCTGATGCTGACGCCACTGCACATGTCCCAGACCATACGCTAG